In Juglans microcarpa x Juglans regia isolate MS1-56 chromosome 8D, Jm3101_v1.0, whole genome shotgun sequence, the following are encoded in one genomic region:
- the LOC121242182 gene encoding cytosolic isocitrate dehydrogenase [NADP]-like — protein sequence MNIAYEKKWPLYLSTKNTILKKYDGRFKDIFQEVYEVNWKSKFEAAGIWYEHRLIDDMVAYAFKSVGGYVWACKNNDDDVQSDFLAQGLCNKEFLLMSICSSQS from the exons ATGAACATTGCCTATGAGAAGAAGTGGCCACTTTATCTTAGCACAAAGAACACTATTTTGAAGAAGTATGATGGAAG ATTCAAGGACATATTTCAAGAAGTTTATGAGGTCAATTGGAAATCGAAGTTTGAGGCTGCTGGCATATG GTATGAGCACCGACTCATTGATGATATGGTGGCTTATGCTTTCAAGAGTGTAGGAGGTTATGTATGGGCATGCAAGAACAATGATGATGATGTCCAGAGTGATTTCTTAGCCCAAGGTTTGTGTAACAAGGAATTTCTATTGATGTCTATTTGCTCATCTCAGTCCTGA